The Spiroplasma clarkii genome has a window encoding:
- the rpoC gene encoding DNA-directed RNA polymerase subunit beta' translates to MANNRQIKIELASPDVIRSWSKGQVTKPETINYKTLKTEKEGLFDERIFGPTKNYECSCGKYKKVKNKGKICERCGVEITEAIVRRERMGHIELAEPVTHIWMLKVNPSRIASILDLKTKEVEEVVYFVSYIVLDAGESKHLKKAQVLDLGITSGSMKTREKLIKTLDDIRVDLEPDSFAYKCANKLIEQLKSSGNTFSMDDAGGFISKYTGAKFGIGARAIEELLKQIDLEKEITSIKEGLKERRGNTEQNKLMKRLENLDSLYNSGAKPEWMILHVIPVIPPDIRPIIQLDGGRFTTSEINDLYRRIIIRNERLKKVKDMGAPSIIVNNEKRMLQEAVDALLDNERKPRPVTGKDKRPLKSLTSILKGKQGRFRQNLLGKRVDYSGRSVIAIGPDLKMYQAGIPRDMAITLFKPFVIKRLQEKDFAENVKVAEKMIISNDPKVWDILEEVIHDRPVLLNRAPTLHRLGIQAFEPKLVKGKAIRLHPLVTTAFNADFDGDQMAIHLPISDEAVAEARALMLGSKAILGPKDGKPIVTPTQDMILGNYYITTEEKSTEKNEILGQGTVFTSVNEVKIAYETNSVSLNAIVAVPVNELKNKCFDQVDKNKYLITTVGKIFFNQMFTERFPWISNSNILTAEDEVKKFLVDQNTNIHDYIANEYEIQQPIKKKELSLIIERYFKTYGAQKTAQMLDNMKDLGFKFSSKSGTTISAADVVAYKEKFKEFAEADERVAQINEFFNIGMLTQSEKKRRIISIWSKVKDKIQTELETVLKQDLKNPIFVMADSGARGNVSNFTQLVGMRGLMNDPKGDIKEIPIKSSFREGLTVSEYFISTHGARKGMADVALKTADSGYLTRRLVDISQEIIVTEEDCNASKGFNVYSIIETKHNNIIVPLKDRLLGRYSWEEVVDKNNNVIAPANTLITPEIADAIIEAGVEDVLIRTVLTCDTERGVCRRCYGINLATGQEVGMWEPVGVVAAQSIGEPGTQLTMRTFHTGGVAGGADITQGLPRIKELLDVTTPKGSIAIISQIDGEVTKLEEEDGIISFVVSSNQEERKYKSQYGAISRVKEGDSVRRGKKLTEGAINIKELLEVAKLEDVQNYILKEVQKVYRLQGIEISDKYIEIIVKQMLNKVKIVDSGDTNLLPGEIISARKYKNEVLAAINETKKPPLAKHVIFGIKKAPLESDSWLSSASFQDTARVLVKAVIKGKIDKLEGLKENIMLGNLIPAGTGKTGSEDIIIRGKETFESEY, encoded by the coding sequence ATGGCAAATAACAGACAAATAAAAATTGAACTTGCTTCTCCTGATGTAATTAGAAGTTGATCAAAAGGTCAAGTTACAAAACCTGAAACCATAAATTACAAAACCTTAAAAACTGAAAAAGAAGGTTTGTTTGATGAAAGAATTTTTGGACCTACCAAAAACTATGAATGTAGTTGCGGGAAATACAAAAAAGTTAAAAACAAAGGAAAAATTTGTGAACGTTGTGGGGTTGAGATTACTGAAGCAATTGTGAGACGTGAAAGAATGGGTCACATTGAATTAGCTGAACCAGTAACTCACATTTGAATGTTAAAAGTAAACCCCTCAAGAATTGCTTCAATTTTAGACTTAAAAACTAAAGAAGTTGAAGAAGTGGTTTATTTTGTAAGTTACATTGTTTTGGATGCTGGTGAATCAAAACACTTGAAAAAAGCTCAAGTATTAGACTTGGGAATTACTTCAGGAAGTATGAAAACTCGTGAAAAACTGATTAAAACTCTTGATGACATTCGTGTTGATTTAGAACCTGATAGCTTTGCATATAAATGTGCAAATAAATTAATTGAACAATTAAAATCTTCGGGAAACACTTTCTCAATGGATGATGCTGGGGGCTTTATTTCAAAATACACTGGGGCAAAATTTGGAATTGGTGCAAGAGCAATTGAAGAGTTATTAAAACAAATTGATTTAGAAAAAGAAATTACTTCAATTAAAGAAGGTTTAAAAGAACGTCGTGGTAACACTGAACAAAATAAATTAATGAAACGTTTAGAAAACCTAGACTCACTTTATAATTCAGGAGCAAAACCAGAATGAATGATTTTACATGTAATTCCAGTTATTCCTCCAGATATTAGACCAATTATTCAATTAGATGGAGGAAGATTTACAACTTCTGAAATTAATGATCTTTATCGAAGAATTATTATTAGAAATGAACGTTTGAAAAAAGTTAAAGACATGGGTGCTCCAAGCATCATTGTTAACAATGAAAAAAGAATGTTACAAGAAGCAGTTGATGCTTTATTAGATAATGAACGTAAACCAAGACCAGTTACTGGAAAAGATAAACGTCCATTAAAATCATTAACTTCAATTTTAAAAGGTAAACAAGGGCGTTTCCGTCAAAACCTATTGGGAAAACGTGTTGACTATTCAGGTCGTTCAGTTATTGCAATTGGACCAGACTTAAAAATGTATCAAGCTGGAATTCCTCGTGATATGGCAATTACTTTATTTAAACCATTTGTAATCAAAAGACTACAAGAAAAAGATTTTGCAGAAAATGTCAAAGTTGCTGAAAAAATGATTATTTCAAATGATCCAAAAGTTTGAGATATTTTAGAAGAAGTAATTCATGATCGCCCAGTCTTACTAAACCGTGCCCCAACTTTACACCGTTTGGGTATTCAAGCTTTTGAACCAAAACTTGTTAAGGGTAAAGCAATTCGTCTTCACCCTCTAGTTACTACAGCCTTTAATGCTGACTTTGATGGAGACCAAATGGCAATCCACTTACCAATTAGTGATGAAGCTGTTGCTGAAGCACGTGCTTTAATGTTGGGAAGTAAAGCAATTTTAGGACCAAAAGATGGTAAACCAATTGTTACCCCAACTCAAGATATGATTTTAGGTAACTATTATATTACTACAGAAGAAAAATCAACTGAAAAAAATGAAATTTTAGGACAAGGAACAGTCTTTACATCAGTTAATGAAGTAAAAATAGCTTATGAAACAAATAGTGTTTCATTGAATGCCATTGTGGCAGTTCCAGTTAATGAACTAAAAAACAAATGTTTTGATCAAGTTGATAAAAACAAATATTTAATTACCACTGTTGGTAAAATCTTCTTCAACCAAATGTTTACTGAAAGATTCCCTTGAATTTCAAACAGTAATATTTTAACTGCTGAAGATGAAGTTAAAAAATTCTTGGTTGACCAAAATACAAACATTCATGATTACATAGCAAATGAATATGAAATTCAACAACCAATTAAGAAAAAAGAGTTATCTTTAATTATTGAAAGATACTTTAAAACTTATGGTGCTCAAAAAACCGCACAAATGTTGGACAACATGAAAGACTTAGGATTTAAATTCTCTTCAAAATCTGGAACCACAATTAGTGCTGCAGACGTTGTCGCTTACAAAGAGAAATTCAAAGAATTTGCCGAAGCAGATGAAAGAGTAGCACAAATCAATGAGTTCTTCAACATTGGTATGTTAACTCAAAGTGAAAAGAAAAGAAGAATTATTTCAATTTGATCAAAAGTAAAAGATAAAATTCAAACTGAATTAGAAACAGTTTTAAAACAAGATCTAAAAAACCCTATCTTTGTGATGGCAGATTCTGGAGCAAGGGGTAATGTTTCTAACTTTACTCAGCTTGTAGGGATGAGGGGATTAATGAATGACCCTAAAGGGGACATTAAAGAAATTCCAATTAAGTCATCATTTAGAGAAGGGTTAACAGTGTCAGAATACTTTATTTCAACACATGGTGCCAGAAAAGGGATGGCTGACGTTGCCTTGAAAACTGCTGACTCAGGTTACTTGACTCGTCGTTTAGTAGATATTTCTCAAGAAATTATTGTAACTGAAGAAGACTGTAATGCTTCAAAAGGGTTTAATGTTTACTCAATTATTGAAACAAAACACAATAACATTATTGTTCCTTTAAAAGACCGTTTATTAGGAAGATATTCATGAGAAGAAGTTGTTGATAAAAACAACAATGTGATTGCACCAGCAAACACATTAATTACTCCTGAAATTGCTGATGCAATTATTGAAGCTGGAGTTGAAGATGTTCTAATTAGAACAGTCTTAACTTGTGATACTGAAAGAGGAGTTTGTCGTCGTTGTTATGGAATTAACTTAGCAACAGGACAAGAAGTAGGAATGTGAGAACCCGTTGGGGTTGTGGCTGCTCAATCAATTGGGGAACCAGGAACTCAACTTACAATGCGTACCTTCCATACTGGTGGGGTTGCCGGGGGAGCTGACATTACTCAGGGTCTTCCTCGTATTAAAGAACTTTTAGACGTAACTACACCAAAAGGATCAATTGCGATTATTTCACAAATTGATGGTGAAGTGACCAAACTTGAAGAAGAAGATGGAATCATCTCCTTTGTAGTTTCTTCAAATCAAGAAGAGAGAAAATACAAATCTCAATATGGAGCCATTTCAAGGGTTAAAGAAGGAGATTCGGTTAGACGTGGTAAAAAACTGACTGAAGGAGCAATTAATATTAAGGAATTATTAGAAGTTGCTAAGCTTGAAGATGTTCAAAACTACATTCTTAAAGAAGTTCAAAAAGTTTATCGTTTACAAGGGATTGAAATTTCAGATAAATACATTGAAATTATTGTAAAACAAATGTTAAATAAAGTTAAAATTGTTGATTCAGGAGATACAAATTTACTTCCCGGTGAAATCATTTCAGCCAGAAAGTACAAAAATGAAGTACTTGCTGCTATTAATGAGACTAAGAAACCCCCTCTCGCCAAACATGTTATTTTTGGTATTAAAAAAGCACCACTTGAATCTGATTCATGATTGTCAAGTGCATCATTCCAAGATACAGCCAGAGTTTTAGTAAAAGCTGTTATTAAAGGAAAAATTGACAAACTTGAAGGATTAAAAGAAAACATTATGTTAGGAAACTTAATTCCTGCTGGAACAGGTAAAACTGGTTCAGAAGACATTATTATTAGAGGAAAAGAAACATTTGAATCTGAATACTAA
- the rpiB gene encoding ribose 5-phosphate isomerase B, with protein sequence MKIYIGNDHTGIEMKNAISKYLVEQGHEVINIGTNTAEAVDYPDFGREVAQKTVADQGSIGIIICGSGIGISIAANKIKAARAALCYEEKAAELARLHNDANIIALGARFIAVEKAISLVDVFLKTDFDGERHQCRVDKLNEL encoded by the coding sequence GTGAAGATATACATTGGTAATGACCACACTGGTATTGAAATGAAAAACGCTATTTCTAAATACCTAGTTGAACAAGGTCATGAAGTTATAAACATCGGAACAAATACAGCGGAAGCTGTAGATTATCCTGACTTTGGCCGTGAAGTAGCACAAAAAACTGTGGCAGATCAAGGGTCAATAGGAATTATTATTTGTGGTAGTGGAATTGGCATTTCAATTGCTGCGAACAAAATTAAAGCTGCACGAGCTGCGCTTTGCTATGAAGAAAAAGCAGCAGAACTTGCTAGATTACATAATGACGCAAACATCATCGCACTTGGTGCCCGCTTTATTGCTGTTGAAAAAGCAATAAGTTTGGTTGATGTATTTTTAAAAACCGATTTTGATGGGGAAAGACATCAATGTCGTGTTGACAAATTAAATGAACTTTAG
- the upp gene encoding uracil phosphoribosyltransferase, translating into MALTIINHPLILDKLTRMRRQETSSKDFRENLNEIGQLMAYEVFRDIPLTEVEITTPVAKAKGQTVGIPVVLIPIIRAGLGMTEGIQKLVPTSRIAHVGLYRNEETLQPVQYYAKPTEEMDKSYVLVVDPMLATGGSGAKAIEIAKGWGAKNIKFVCLVAVQEGVDKLQKEHPDVEIYTASLDPKLNEKGYIVPGLGDAGDRIFGTK; encoded by the coding sequence ATGGCATTAACAATAATTAACCACCCCTTAATTCTTGATAAATTAACAAGAATGAGAAGACAAGAAACATCATCAAAAGATTTTCGTGAAAACCTTAATGAAATTGGTCAATTAATGGCTTATGAAGTTTTTAGAGATATCCCTTTAACTGAGGTTGAAATCACAACCCCAGTTGCAAAAGCTAAAGGACAGACAGTTGGAATTCCAGTTGTGTTAATCCCGATTATTCGTGCAGGTCTAGGTATGACTGAAGGAATTCAAAAATTGGTTCCAACTTCAAGAATTGCCCATGTTGGTTTGTACAGAAATGAAGAAACATTACAACCAGTTCAGTATTATGCAAAACCAACAGAAGAAATGGATAAAAGCTATGTTTTAGTAGTTGACCCCATGTTGGCAACTGGTGGAAGTGGTGCAAAAGCAATTGAAATTGCAAAAGGATGAGGTGCAAAAAACATAAAATTTGTATGTTTAGTAGCAGTTCAAGAAGGTGTTGATAAATTACAAAAAGAACACCCAGATGTTGAGATTTACACTGCAAGTTTGGATCCAAAATTAAATGAAAAAGGTTACATTGTTCCAGGTTTAGGAGATGCCGGGGACAGAATCTTTGGGACAAAATAA
- a CDS encoding DNA recombination protein RmuC, which yields MLIVLMVLLIILIVLTSVLLILFFVKKNNVAIQGVEKVDLELLELKLNNDNEKVKGEIKEAINLLSKEQLEKQRERERELHEKLSNASHEITKQFADLATKAQPIAEVKEKVNKLDVLLSQNNKTGKAGEYLLERIFDNIINTKGNDKIIFERQYTMKKVTDGGKGLTVDMFIKGDGSKYVNIPVDAKFPFNAYTELVNLTEGSQNYKAAETNFKADVKKRIEECTKYISDADKTVYVIMFIPSEGVFSFLASHTDIIDYGFSKKVIVAGPSTLMAIISSIDNYMKLFDNINSFDKNAEALAKVLRFIDNYDNSMQNLFNCIEDLTKKYDDLKTKTKSLKSQYQKFSTELEG from the coding sequence ATGTTAATTGTATTAATGGTATTATTAATTATTTTGATAGTTTTAACTTCAGTTTTATTAATATTGTTTTTTGTTAAGAAAAATAATGTGGCAATTCAAGGAGTTGAAAAAGTAGACTTAGAGCTATTAGAATTAAAGTTAAACAATGATAATGAAAAAGTTAAAGGTGAAATTAAAGAGGCAATCAATCTTTTATCAAAAGAACAGTTAGAAAAACAAAGAGAACGTGAACGTGAACTCCATGAAAAGCTGTCAAATGCTAGTCATGAAATTACAAAACAATTTGCAGATCTAGCAACTAAAGCTCAACCAATTGCTGAAGTTAAAGAAAAAGTAAATAAGCTTGATGTACTTTTAAGTCAAAATAATAAGACAGGAAAAGCTGGAGAATACTTATTAGAAAGAATCTTTGACAATATCATCAATACCAAAGGAAATGATAAAATTATTTTTGAAAGACAGTACACAATGAAGAAAGTGACTGATGGGGGCAAAGGCTTAACTGTTGATATGTTTATTAAGGGTGATGGTAGCAAATATGTTAATATCCCAGTTGACGCCAAATTCCCTTTTAATGCATACACAGAATTAGTTAATTTAACTGAGGGTAGTCAAAATTACAAGGCAGCTGAAACCAATTTTAAAGCAGATGTTAAAAAAAGAATTGAGGAGTGTACAAAATACATTAGTGATGCTGATAAAACAGTTTATGTTATTATGTTCATTCCAAGTGAAGGTGTTTTCTCATTTTTAGCAAGCCACACTGATATTATAGATTATGGTTTTAGTAAAAAAGTGATAGTTGCTGGACCAAGTACTTTAATGGCAATCATTAGTAGCATTGACAATTATATGAAATTGTTTGACAACATCAATTCTTTTGACAAAAATGCTGAAGCATTAGCAAAAGTATTAAGATTTATTGATAATTATGATAATTCAATGCAAAATTTATTTAACTGTATTGAGGATTTAACTAAAAAATATGATGATTTAAAAACTAAAACCAAATCTTTAAAAAGCCAGTATCAAAAATTTAGTACTGAACTTGAGGGTTAA
- a CDS encoding ABC transporter permease subunit, with amino-acid sequence MLVEKVKQLSSKEEVWKYFTSYSFYEWLDFFKTLDETQKNKPELQNQLSEKNIAQFCYQYGLQKVYEDINYLTSKNFAKFSSWENKKFNINQNALEEYFVAKDETFIRDMFEINGRIQLATIGLKAELKELKYEKTKLNKNYCNFLKFLVQKEYELNLKFIKATYKIAKRKIEELKMLFTFNGDVYFSKTKDKNLVEFKQTKIQVASEIKKDLKQIDSKLPVRDKLAKQIEVYQKGKDFDYIFEWKEKCAQAKISYLDEVNKAKTKSDAQISKAQIHWDSIKNDKAKYFASSKTKANHLFEEYKSKLSSAVTASEIKDVKLQYHQDKKVIKHTNEYIKAKTDLKYQYYVRKMELKKIKTTYVSNLENINNSTPIETQKWKSWVAPVTSVIPGVGQLINHQFKKGLIMMLLIPIVLLFIMYGFGIGNIEGTGILGLIDFGASDPNGDGRFYLIEGIIAIILIAVSVIIMIGSVIDAKLVAKQQYIGARARNWSQTNEFLKSQGTPYLLSFPAIIGILFIVLVPIIATIIIAFTNYGKGNDPARPGQVIEWVGFDNFAAIFGGRYSSSFGYVMLWTVMWVMFASVGAIVAGTLAALMVNNDRLKGKGFFRLFLILPWAVPAFIMIMMFSLLLANESFNEFTQKFFGVRGWTNQQTQARVALIFIQTWLGQSYMFLLITGILQGVSKDIYDASSIDGASRFKQTVKLTLPIVFGQIAPLILGQFTFNFGNFGIISLYGANGTALGPDGLPYPGEPGITDILISFVYKLSTSQTAYTYGIAASFVIVSSFVVVSISAVGFKNMKAFKN; translated from the coding sequence ATGTTAGTTGAAAAAGTAAAACAACTTTCTTCTAAAGAAGAAGTTTGAAAATACTTCACAAGCTACTCATTTTATGAATGGTTAGATTTTTTTAAAACACTTGATGAAACACAAAAGAACAAGCCTGAATTACAAAATCAATTAAGTGAAAAAAATATTGCTCAATTTTGTTATCAATATGGTTTACAAAAAGTTTATGAAGACATTAATTATTTAACTTCAAAAAATTTTGCAAAGTTCAGTAGTTGAGAAAATAAAAAGTTTAATATAAATCAAAATGCACTTGAAGAATATTTTGTTGCCAAAGATGAAACATTCATTAGAGATATGTTTGAAATTAATGGTAGAATTCAGCTGGCCACTATTGGTTTAAAAGCTGAATTAAAAGAATTGAAGTATGAAAAAACTAAGTTAAATAAAAATTATTGTAATTTTTTAAAATTCTTAGTTCAAAAAGAATATGAGCTTAATTTAAAATTTATTAAAGCAACTTACAAAATTGCTAAGCGAAAAATTGAAGAATTAAAAATGCTCTTTACTTTTAATGGTGATGTTTATTTTTCAAAAACTAAAGATAAAAATTTAGTTGAATTTAAACAAACCAAAATTCAAGTTGCAAGTGAAATAAAAAAAGATCTAAAACAAATTGATAGTAAACTACCAGTTAGAGATAAATTAGCAAAACAAATTGAGGTTTATCAAAAGGGTAAAGATTTTGATTACATTTTTGAATGAAAAGAAAAATGTGCACAAGCAAAAATTTCTTATCTTGATGAAGTCAATAAAGCAAAAACTAAATCTGATGCTCAAATCAGTAAAGCCCAAATTCATTGAGATAGCATCAAAAATGATAAAGCCAAATATTTTGCCAGTTCAAAAACAAAAGCAAACCATTTGTTTGAAGAATACAAAAGTAAATTAAGTAGTGCTGTCACTGCAAGTGAAATCAAGGATGTTAAGTTACAATATCATCAAGATAAAAAAGTGATTAAGCACACTAATGAATATATTAAAGCTAAAACAGATTTAAAATATCAATATTATGTTAGAAAAATGGAATTGAAAAAAATTAAAACAACCTATGTTTCAAATTTAGAAAACATAAACAATTCAACTCCAATTGAAACACAAAAATGAAAATCATGAGTTGCCCCAGTTACTTCAGTAATTCCTGGAGTTGGGCAATTAATCAATCATCAATTTAAAAAAGGATTAATTATGATGCTTTTGATTCCAATTGTTTTATTATTCATCATGTATGGATTTGGAATTGGAAACATTGAGGGAACAGGTATTCTAGGTTTAATTGACTTTGGTGCTAGTGATCCAAATGGTGATGGTAGATTTTATTTGATTGAAGGAATCATTGCCATAATTTTAATTGCAGTTTCTGTAATCATTATGATTGGATCTGTAATTGATGCTAAACTTGTTGCTAAGCAACAATATATTGGTGCAAGAGCAAGAAATTGATCTCAAACTAATGAATTTTTAAAATCACAAGGAACACCTTATTTGTTATCATTCCCAGCAATCATCGGAATTCTATTTATTGTATTAGTGCCAATTATTGCCACAATCATTATTGCTTTTACCAATTATGGAAAGGGAAATGACCCAGCAAGACCAGGTCAAGTAATTGAATGAGTAGGTTTTGATAACTTTGCAGCCATTTTTGGAGGTAGATACTCATCATCATTTGGTTATGTAATGTTATGAACTGTAATGTGAGTTATGTTTGCTTCAGTTGGAGCAATTGTTGCTGGAACATTAGCTGCTTTAATGGTTAACAATGACAGATTAAAAGGAAAAGGATTTTTCAGATTATTTTTAATCTTACCATGAGCAGTTCCAGCCTTCATTATGATTATGATGTTTAGTTTATTACTTGCCAATGAATCATTTAATGAATTTACTCAAAAGTTTTTTGGAGTCAGGGGCTGGACCAACCAGCAAACCCAAGCTAGGGTAGCATTGATTTTTATTCAAACCTGACTTGGACAATCTTATATGTTCTTATTAATCACAGGAATTTTACAAGGAGTTTCTAAAGATATTTATGATGCTTCATCAATTGATGGAGCTAGTCGTTTTAAACAAACTGTCAAATTAACTTTACCAATTGTCTTTGGACAAATTGCACCCTTGATTTTAGGACAATTCACATTTAACTTTGGAAACTTTGGAATTATTAGTTTGTATGGTGCTAATGGTACAGCCCTTGGACCTGATGGTTTACCTTATCCAGGTGAACCAGGAATTACAGATATTTTAATTTCATTCGTTTATAAATTATCAACAAGTCAAACTGCATATACATATGGAATTGCAGCATCATTTGTGATTGTTTCATCATTTGTTGTTGTTAGTATTTCTGCAGTTGGATTCAAAAATATGAAAGCATTTAAAAATTAG
- a CDS encoding sugar ABC transporter permease, whose amino-acid sequence MEQAKLNTKQNIVELSFSDLLKPNKKYDLKNFKANGSWATVHQYFVNDETIVATSKQKIYKKFLENNHDFGAVLDIFAMYSSDQNLSKEFCLNLIANAFSKFDDKLKLDISITNELLYNIAAKNSSPENLTKITEYQKSKSEFDLKYFEFKNLANYEFIYQWNRINAVINVYFDLIGQKKLGSAIAKLFLIAYESKKELHDFISSSLIASENLSEDFTFNQANELLKNIYQELEFQNCEETKVKDIFKNLLSIIPNYQIEVKKTNFFKNILSSKKSGEKFKLYASDEILSEIGKDLKIISNKLKTADKSFNHASELNVSNLKFNVSSNELSCAKAILINTDKIDYLTALSETYFKSKKISFNKYKNYLTIIKLATLAYGYSQKNLKTNLKHDAARKLFEYLMLKQASLKDEKLVEKLNAVLQNKNFKDDFIVKNLPQEYEHLDKINSLINVVKFIFTEMKLNTKIIVETMRYYTLKNELWAFESNKKCKSIFSYETITISEASKWQNNLISEIESEFKNEKSSIYVRYIRFMTETYGKLYLSDKPPMTTSQKIGLGVIYLILALWVLIIAMPILQVLIQAFNWYSSNASTGTPDQVGSLGVFDFANFKFSGANFGYLFDETRFQNWLINSIVIAVISMVLMVSIVALIGYAFSRFRFKGKKIGLMTVMLIQMIPTISSFVAFYIMLQILNELIGVTGQVMLILIYTGGGIPGNVFVLKGYMDNISMDIDEAAKIDGCGNWTIFTRIIVPLAKPMLSVIALWSFIGPFGDVLLPQVLLADIGQYTMATGLRTLLSSGTVQAQGAFAAGSLIVAVPISALFLGLQKNITGGLSAAGVKG is encoded by the coding sequence ATGGAACAAGCAAAATTAAATACCAAACAAAATATTGTTGAGTTAAGTTTTAGTGATTTATTAAAACCCAACAAAAAATATGATCTTAAAAATTTTAAAGCAAATGGAAGTTGAGCTACAGTTCATCAATATTTTGTAAATGATGAAACAATTGTGGCAACTTCAAAACAAAAAATTTATAAAAAGTTTTTAGAAAATAACCATGACTTTGGTGCAGTGCTAGATATTTTTGCAATGTACTCAAGTGATCAAAATTTAAGCAAAGAGTTTTGCTTAAACTTAATTGCTAATGCATTTTCAAAATTTGATGACAAATTAAAATTAGATATCAGCATTACTAATGAATTACTTTATAACATTGCTGCAAAAAATTCAAGTCCTGAAAATTTAACAAAGATTACAGAGTATCAAAAATCAAAATCAGAATTTGATTTGAAATATTTTGAATTTAAAAATTTAGCTAACTATGAATTTATTTACCAGTGAAATAGAATTAATGCTGTAATCAATGTTTACTTTGATTTAATTGGTCAAAAAAAATTAGGAAGTGCAATTGCAAAATTATTTTTAATAGCTTATGAATCAAAAAAAGAATTACATGACTTTATTTCTTCAAGCTTAATTGCTAGTGAAAATTTATCTGAAGACTTTACTTTTAATCAAGCAAATGAATTACTAAAAAATATTTATCAAGAATTAGAATTTCAAAATTGTGAAGAAACAAAAGTTAAAGACATTTTTAAGAATCTATTATCAATAATTCCAAATTACCAAATTGAAGTTAAGAAAACAAATTTCTTTAAAAATATTTTATCAAGTAAAAAAAGTGGTGAAAAATTTAAACTCTATGCTTCTGATGAGATTTTGTCTGAGATCGGAAAAGATTTAAAAATAATCTCAAACAAATTAAAAACTGCTGACAAAAGTTTCAATCATGCTAGTGAGTTAAATGTTTCCAACCTTAAATTTAATGTTTCTTCAAATGAACTATCTTGTGCAAAAGCAATTTTAATCAATACAGATAAAATTGATTACCTAACTGCATTAAGTGAAACTTATTTTAAATCTAAAAAAATAAGTTTTAATAAATATAAAAATTATTTAACAATTATTAAGCTGGCAACATTAGCTTATGGATATTCTCAAAAGAATCTGAAAACTAATTTAAAACATGATGCTGCCAGAAAATTATTTGAGTATTTAATGTTGAAACAAGCATCTTTAAAAGATGAAAAACTAGTTGAGAAATTAAATGCAGTTTTACAAAACAAAAATTTTAAAGATGATTTTATTGTAAAAAATTTACCTCAAGAATATGAACACCTTGACAAAATTAACAGTTTAATAAATGTTGTTAAGTTTATTTTTACAGAAATGAAACTAAACACAAAAATCATTGTTGAAACTATGCGTTACTATACTTTGAAAAATGAATTGTGAGCATTTGAATCAAACAAAAAATGTAAATCAATTTTTAGTTATGAAACCATAACAATTTCAGAAGCATCAAAATGACAAAATAATTTGATATCTGAAATTGAAAGTGAGTTTAAAAATGAAAAATCTAGTATTTATGTAAGATATATTAGATTCATGACTGAAACATACGGTAAGCTTTATCTTTCAGATAAGCCACCCATGACTACATCTCAAAAAATTGGACTAGGAGTAATTTATTTAATTTTAGCTCTTTGAGTTTTAATAATTGCGATGCCAATTTTACAAGTCTTGATTCAAGCATTTAACTGATATTCTTCAAATGCTTCAACAGGAACACCCGATCAAGTTGGGAGTTTAGGAGTTTTTGACTTTGCCAACTTTAAATTTAGTGGAGCCAACTTTGGATACTTATTTGATGAAACCAGATTTCAAAATTGATTAATTAACTCAATTGTTATTGCAGTTATCAGTATGGTTTTAATGGTTTCAATTGTAGCCCTAATTGGGTATGCTTTTAGTCGATTTAGATTTAAGGGTAAAAAAATTGGATTAATGACAGTTATGTTAATTCAAATGATTCCAACCATTTCAAGTTTTGTGGCCTTTTATATCATGCTACAAATCTTAAATGAACTAATTGGAGTCACAGGTCAAGTTATGTTGATCTTAATCTATACGGGTGGAGGAATTCCTGGGAATGTTTTTGTCCTAAAAGGATACATGGATAACATTTCAATGGACATTGATGAAGCTGCAAAAATTGATGGTTGTGGCAACTGAACTATTTTCACAAGAATTATAGTTCCATTAGCAAAACCAATGTTGTCAGTTATTGCACTATGATCATTTATTGGACCATTTGGAGATGTCTTACTACCACAAGTTTTACTAGCAGACATTGGTCAATACACAATGGCTACTGGTTTGAGAACATTACTAAGTAGTGGAACTGTCCAAGCACAAGGTGCTTTTGCTGCTGGTTCATTAATTGTGGCAGTACCAATTTCAGCACTGTTCTTGGGATTACAAAAAAATATTACAGGTGGTTTATCAGCTGCTGGAGTGAAAGGATAA